A genomic stretch from Hemibagrus wyckioides isolate EC202008001 linkage group LG18, SWU_Hwy_1.0, whole genome shotgun sequence includes:
- the nop16 gene encoding nucleolar protein 16 yields MGKRASKRNTFNYNLDRKKLKKKMIKKYKPRIECDQIRKAWNPHRTAKQNMRDMGLAFGGKGVLPITSKAGDEPVDQVMKPYVVREMEEEANLPRKDTTTCSTDLIEYVQHMIREHGEDYKAMARDEKNYYQDTPKQIKRKVDLYKRCHAEEHATFLASLQAQTSS; encoded by the exons ATGGGGAAACGAGCAAGTAAACGGAACACGTTTAATTACAATTTGGacagaaagaaattaaagaagaagatgataaaaaaatacaagCCGAGGATTGAATG cGATCAGATCCGGAAAGCTTGGAATCCCCACAGAACAGCCAAGCAGAACATGCGGGACATGGGCCTGGCCTTTGGGGGCAAAGGAGTTCTTCCTATCACGAGCAAG GCTGGGGATGAACCTGTGGATCAAGTCATGAAACCCTACGTTGTCAGAG AAATGGAAGAAGAGGCCAATCTGCCAAGGAAGGACACCACGACATGCTCGACCGATCTCATCGAATACGTTCAGCACATGATCAGGGAACACGGCGAGGACTACAAG GCTATGGCGAGAGACGAGAAGAACTACTATCAAGACACGCCCAAACAAATCAAGAGGAAAGTGGACTTGTACAAGCGCTGTCACGCCGAGGAGCACGCCACCTTCCTCGCCTCGTTACAGGCTCAGACCTCATCATGA